The following are encoded in a window of Pan troglodytes isolate AG18354 chromosome 4, NHGRI_mPanTro3-v2.0_pri, whole genome shotgun sequence genomic DNA:
- the WNT8A gene encoding protein Wnt-8a isoform X2, which yields MGNLFMLWAALGICCAAFSASAWSVNNFLITGPKAYLTYTTSVALGAQSGIEECKFQFAWERWNCPENALQLSTHNRLRSATRETSFIHAISSAGVMYIITKNCSMGDFENCGCDGSNNGKTGGHGWIWGGCSDNVEFGERISKLFVDSLEKGKDARALMNLHNNRAGRLAVRATMKRTCKCHGISGSCSIQTCWLQLADFREMGDYLKAKYDQALKIEMDKRQLRAGNSAEGHWVPAEAFLPSAEAELIFLEESPDYCSCNSSLGIYGTEGRECLQNSHNTSRWERRSCGRLCTECGLQVEERKTEVISSCNCKFQWCCTVKCDQCRHVVSKYYCARSPGSAQSLGKGSA from the exons ATGGGGAACCTGTTTATGCTCTGGGCAGCTCTGGGCATATGCTGTGCTGCATTCAGTGCCTCTGCCTG GTCAGTGAACAATTTCCTGATAACAGGTCCCAAG GCCTATCTGACCTACACGACTAGCGTGGCCTTGGGTGCCCAGAGTGGCATCGAAGAGTGCAAGTTCCAGTTTGCTTGGGAACGCTGGAACTGCCCTGAAAATGCTCTTCAGCTCTCCACCCACAACAGGCTGAGAAGTG CTACCAGAGAGACTTCCTTCATACATGCTATCAGCTCTGCTGGAGTCATGTACATCATCACCAAGAACTGTAGCATGGGTGACTTCGAAAACTGTGGCTGTGATGGGTCAAACAATGGAAAAACAG GAGGCCATGGTTGGATCTGGGGAGGCTGCAGCGACAATGTGGAATTTGGGGAAAGGATCTCCAAACTCTTTGTGGACAGTTTGGAGAAGGGGAAGGATGCCAGAGCCCTGATGAATCTTCACAACAACAGGGCCGGCAGACTG GCAGTGAGAGCCACCATGAAAAGGACATGCAAATGTCATGGCATCTCTGGGAGCTGCAGCATACAGACATGCTGGCTGCAGCTGGCTGACTTCCGGGAGATGGGAGACTACCTAAAGGCCAAGTATGACCAGGCACTGAAAATTGAAATGGATAAGCGGCAGCTGAGAGCTGGGAACAGCGCCGAGGGCCACTGGGTGCCCGCTGAGGCCTTCCTTCCTAGCGCAGAGGCGGAACTGATCTTTTTAGAGGAATCACCAGATTACTGTAGCTgcaattccagcctgggcatctaTGGCACAGAGGGTCGTGAGTGCCTACAGAACAGCCACAACACATCCAGGTGGGAGCGACGTAGCTGTGGGCGCCTGTGCACTGAGTGTGGGCTGCAGGTGGAAGAGAGGAAAACTGAGGTCATAAGCAGCTGTAACTGCAAATTCCAGTGGTGCTGTACGGTCAAGTGTGACCAGTGTAGGCATGTGGTGAGCAAGTATTACTGCGCACGCTCCCCAGGCAGTGCCCAGTCCCTGGGTAAGGGCAGTGCCTGA
- the WNT8A gene encoding protein Wnt-8a isoform X1, with translation MLCCIQCLCLVSPFPTLTPCQGGPHCLIPIHLCLTFSLFGRSVNNFLITGPKAYLTYTTSVALGAQSGIEECKFQFAWERWNCPENALQLSTHNRLRSATRETSFIHAISSAGVMYIITKNCSMGDFENCGCDGSNNGKTGGHGWIWGGCSDNVEFGERISKLFVDSLEKGKDARALMNLHNNRAGRLAVRATMKRTCKCHGISGSCSIQTCWLQLADFREMGDYLKAKYDQALKIEMDKRQLRAGNSAEGHWVPAEAFLPSAEAELIFLEESPDYCSCNSSLGIYGTEGRECLQNSHNTSRWERRSCGRLCTECGLQVEERKTEVISSCNCKFQWCCTVKCDQCRHVVSKYYCARSPGSAQSLGKGSA, from the exons ATGCTGTGCTGCATTCAGTGCCTCTGCCTGGTAAGTCCTTTCCCAACCCTCACTCCTTGCCAAGGAGGCCCCCATTGTCTCATCCCCATTCACCTCTGcctcactttttctctttttggtagGTCAGTGAACAATTTCCTGATAACAGGTCCCAAG GCCTATCTGACCTACACGACTAGCGTGGCCTTGGGTGCCCAGAGTGGCATCGAAGAGTGCAAGTTCCAGTTTGCTTGGGAACGCTGGAACTGCCCTGAAAATGCTCTTCAGCTCTCCACCCACAACAGGCTGAGAAGTG CTACCAGAGAGACTTCCTTCATACATGCTATCAGCTCTGCTGGAGTCATGTACATCATCACCAAGAACTGTAGCATGGGTGACTTCGAAAACTGTGGCTGTGATGGGTCAAACAATGGAAAAACAG GAGGCCATGGTTGGATCTGGGGAGGCTGCAGCGACAATGTGGAATTTGGGGAAAGGATCTCCAAACTCTTTGTGGACAGTTTGGAGAAGGGGAAGGATGCCAGAGCCCTGATGAATCTTCACAACAACAGGGCCGGCAGACTG GCAGTGAGAGCCACCATGAAAAGGACATGCAAATGTCATGGCATCTCTGGGAGCTGCAGCATACAGACATGCTGGCTGCAGCTGGCTGACTTCCGGGAGATGGGAGACTACCTAAAGGCCAAGTATGACCAGGCACTGAAAATTGAAATGGATAAGCGGCAGCTGAGAGCTGGGAACAGCGCCGAGGGCCACTGGGTGCCCGCTGAGGCCTTCCTTCCTAGCGCAGAGGCGGAACTGATCTTTTTAGAGGAATCACCAGATTACTGTAGCTgcaattccagcctgggcatctaTGGCACAGAGGGTCGTGAGTGCCTACAGAACAGCCACAACACATCCAGGTGGGAGCGACGTAGCTGTGGGCGCCTGTGCACTGAGTGTGGGCTGCAGGTGGAAGAGAGGAAAACTGAGGTCATAAGCAGCTGTAACTGCAAATTCCAGTGGTGCTGTACGGTCAAGTGTGACCAGTGTAGGCATGTGGTGAGCAAGTATTACTGCGCACGCTCCCCAGGCAGTGCCCAGTCCCTGGGTAAGGGCAGTGCCTGA
- the WNT8A gene encoding protein Wnt-8a isoform X3: MLCCIQCLCLVSPFPTLTPCQGGPHCLIPIHLCLTFSLFGRSVNNFLITGPKAYLTYTTSVALGAQSGIEECKFQFAWERWNCPENALQLSTHNRLRSATRETSFIHAISSAGVMYIITKNCSMGDFENCGCDGSNNGKTGGHGWIWGGCSDNVEFGERISKLFVDSLEKGKDARALMNLHNNRAGRLAVRATMKRTCKCHGISGSCSIQTCWLQLADFREMGDYLKAKYDQALKIEMDKRQLRAGNSAEGHWVPAEAFLPSAEAELIFLEESPDYCSCNSSLGIYGTEGRECLQNSHNTSRWERRSCGRLCTECGLQVEERKTEVISSCNCKFQWCCTVKCDQCRHVTMSNPAVLLGIRRIEAKNERVLFRLLKSSLWLQIYADK, translated from the exons ATGCTGTGCTGCATTCAGTGCCTCTGCCTGGTAAGTCCTTTCCCAACCCTCACTCCTTGCCAAGGAGGCCCCCATTGTCTCATCCCCATTCACCTCTGcctcactttttctctttttggtagGTCAGTGAACAATTTCCTGATAACAGGTCCCAAG GCCTATCTGACCTACACGACTAGCGTGGCCTTGGGTGCCCAGAGTGGCATCGAAGAGTGCAAGTTCCAGTTTGCTTGGGAACGCTGGAACTGCCCTGAAAATGCTCTTCAGCTCTCCACCCACAACAGGCTGAGAAGTG CTACCAGAGAGACTTCCTTCATACATGCTATCAGCTCTGCTGGAGTCATGTACATCATCACCAAGAACTGTAGCATGGGTGACTTCGAAAACTGTGGCTGTGATGGGTCAAACAATGGAAAAACAG GAGGCCATGGTTGGATCTGGGGAGGCTGCAGCGACAATGTGGAATTTGGGGAAAGGATCTCCAAACTCTTTGTGGACAGTTTGGAGAAGGGGAAGGATGCCAGAGCCCTGATGAATCTTCACAACAACAGGGCCGGCAGACTG GCAGTGAGAGCCACCATGAAAAGGACATGCAAATGTCATGGCATCTCTGGGAGCTGCAGCATACAGACATGCTGGCTGCAGCTGGCTGACTTCCGGGAGATGGGAGACTACCTAAAGGCCAAGTATGACCAGGCACTGAAAATTGAAATGGATAAGCGGCAGCTGAGAGCTGGGAACAGCGCCGAGGGCCACTGGGTGCCCGCTGAGGCCTTCCTTCCTAGCGCAGAGGCGGAACTGATCTTTTTAGAGGAATCACCAGATTACTGTAGCTgcaattccagcctgggcatctaTGGCACAGAGGGTCGTGAGTGCCTACAGAACAGCCACAACACATCCAGGTGGGAGCGACGTAGCTGTGGGCGCCTGTGCACTGAGTGTGGGCTGCAGGTGGAAGAGAGGAAAACTGAGGTCATAAGCAGCTGTAACTGCAAATTCCAGTGGTGCTGTACGGTCAAGTGTGACCAGTGTAGGCATGTG ACCATGTCCAACCCAGCTGTGCTGCTGGGAATCAGGAGAATAGAAGCAAAAAATGAAAGAGTTCTGTTCAGACTTCTGAAGAGCAGCCTGTGGCTACAAATCTATGCTGATAAATGA